The proteins below come from a single Cannabis sativa cultivar Pink pepper isolate KNU-18-1 chromosome 3, ASM2916894v1, whole genome shotgun sequence genomic window:
- the LOC133036230 gene encoding uncharacterized protein LOC133036230, with protein MGWNVRGLNKRDKQRSVLEICRENKVGLGALLETKINHDKVGDMIAMSFPNWEFFSSIASSKRIILIWQAKFMHVEVLLDNEQFIHSKVKIVGLIEEFYFTAVYGSNCPAERKLLFEKLAALGMLNRPWLILGDFNAMFNFQDRNGGKQILTKDIEDAQKWLSLGQVEEVSCSGAFYTWTNKHDMGTRIFSKLDRVLINEDWLDQFPNTEACFKWDCISDHSYCIVKSNRIGNVGIKPFRYCNHWSFHSCFREWVLCCWNKFSDANTVGELVKKMLRVKHVLKKFNREEVGDVEKLYNQCKADFITAQESLAKDPNNSLLLQEENRLGHEYAAALKQYTCFLRQQSKVSWLQNGEDNTKYFHSLMKKRKLENRITTFESHGQIVDDYSEVVEHFLNHFRNFMGKKSSATRRLNQDCIQQGRTLTLEQQAKLIRPFTEKDVKKAMFEVLPCLVSDNQGAFVKNRLLAHNIMIFQDLLKGYTRRVVSARCIMKIDLRKAYDTVDWHFVEDILNNLCFPSRFIHWLLVCLRGTNYFLLLNGRIQGSFKGEKGLRQGDPLSPLLFVLIMEYLSRLLSQVSNKKEFGFHPLCKNLRLTNLCFADDLIIFCKGNMKSVELVNDAFQEFCQATGLSANKKKSHIYFGGVKEETKINILALTQMEEGSFPLNYLGVKLRPTKWKASDCGVILDKLRLKLNGWASRNLSFAGRAQLIQSVLLGIHTFWMSLFILPQKIVAAIDKNCRDFLWGMNGNRSKLHTPSWGKVCLPKHSGGIGFREGKLWNVALIAKHLWALSNKQDNLWVKWINSIYLKGQDVWSYLVKPDRFYDEMLGAAKVPYATNVWHKLIVPKHRFIYWQVINEHLLTRDILSRFLPIASDLCVVCDMDPESHNHIFIDCIFAKKLIKRVEGWSGVLNWPSCLREFHQIKPAKTDLAAAVLNAVIAAVLYMLWKNRNDCFLMMFVTMFLPLVKKLSVLLRLELLGFIVKAKRGKISML; from the exons ATGGGTTGGAATGTAAGAGGCTTGAATAAAAGGGATAAGCAGAGATCGGTGCTAGAAATTTGTAGAGAAAATAAGGTTGGGCTTGGAGCCCTTCTTGAAACTAAAATAAACCATGATAAGGTGGGAGACATGATAGCTATGAGTTTTCCTAATTGGGAATTTTTTTCGAGCATTGCAAGTAGTAAAAGAATAATTTTGATTTGGCAAGCAAAGTTTATGCATGTTGAGGTGTTGTTGGATAATGAGCAATTTATCCATAGCAAAGTGAAGATAGTTGGCTTGATAGAGGAGTTCTATTTCACTGCGGTGTATGGAAGCAATTGCCCCGCTGAGAGGAAGTTATTATTTGAGAAGTTGGCTGCGTTGGGTATGTTAAATAGGCCTTGGCTAATTCTTGGAGATTTTAATGCGATGTTTAATTTCCAAGATAGGAATGGTGGCAAACAAATCTTGACCAAAGACATTGAGGATGCTCAAAAGTGGCTTTCTTTAGGCCAAGTGGAAGAAGTTTCTTGCTCCGGGGCCTTCTACACTTGGACTAACAAGCATGATATGGGAACCAGAATTTTTTCCAAATTGGACCGTGTCCTTATTAATGAAGATTGGTTAGATCAATTCCCCAACACCGAAGCCTGTTTCAAGTGGGATTGTATCTCGGATCATAGTTATTGCATCGTCAAGAGCAATAGAATCGGTAACGTGGGCATCAAACCTTTCAGGTATTGTAACCATTGGTCCTTCCATAGTTGCTTTCGTGAGTGGGTTTTATGCTGCTGGAACAAATTTTCTGATGCTAATACAGTTGGTGAATTAGTGAAGAAGATGTTGAGAGTGAAACATGTTTTAAAGAAGTTTAACAGGGAAGAGGTTGGTGATGTAGAGAAGCTCTATAATCAATGCAAAGCTGATTTCATTACAGCTCAAGAGAGCTTGGCCAAGGATCCTAATAACAGCCTCTTGCTTCAGGAAGAGAATAGGCTAGGCCATGAATATGCTGCTGCTTTGAAACAGTACACTTGTTTCCTTCGACAACAAAGTAAAGTTTCTTGGCTGCAGAATGGGGAGGATAACACCAAGTATTTCCATTCTTTAATGAAGAAAAGGAAATTGGAAAATCGGATTACAACGTTTGAGTCACATGGTCAAATTGTTGATGACTATTCTGAAGTAGTGGAACATTTTCTTAACCATTTCAGGAACTTTATGGGCAAGAAAAGTTCAGCTACTAGGAGGTTGAATCAGGATTGCATCCAGCAAGGGCGAACTTTGACTTTAGAGCAACAAGCCAAACTCATCAGACCCTTCACCGAAAAAGATGTCAAGAAGGCAATGTTtg AAGTTCTTCCTTGTTTGGTGAGTGACAACCAGGGGGCCTTTGTTAAAAATAGACTCCTTGCTCATAACATCATGATTTTCCAAGACCTCCTCAAAGGTTACACTCGAAGAGTCGTTTCTGCAAGATGTATAATGAAGATTGATTTGAGGAAGGCTTATGATACGGTGGACTGGCACTTTGTGGAAGACATATTAAACAACCTTTGTTTTCCTTCGAGATTCATTCATTGGCTGCTTGTCTGCTTGAGAGGTACGAATTACTTCCTTTTACTTAATGGTCGGATTCAAGGTTCTTTTAAAGGAGAAAAAGGTCTTCGCCAAGGAGACCCCTTATCTCCTCTGCTGTTTGTGTTGATAATGGAATACCTGTCAAGGCTTTTATCTCAGGTTTCGAACAAAAAAGAATTTGGTTTCCACCCCCTTTGTAAGAATTTGAGACTAACCAACCTCTGTTTTGCTGATGACCTCATAATCTTTTGTAAAGGGAATATGAAATCTGTGGAGTTAGTTAATGATGCTTTTCAGGAATTTTGCCAAGCGACGGGACTTTCAGCAAACAAGAAGAAATCTCATATTTACTTTGGAGGGGTTAAGGAGGAAACCAAAATCAATATATTGGCTCTAACTCAAATGGAAGAGGGATCATTTCCCCTCAATTATTTGGGTGTAAAGCTAAGACCAACTAAATGGAAGGCTTCTGATTGTGGTGTGATTTTAGACAAGCTCAGGTTGAAGTTAAATGGTTGGGCTAGTAGGAACCTCTCCTTTGCTGGTCGTgctcaattaattcaatctgtGCTTCTTGGCATTCATACCTTTTGGATGAGCCTTTTCATCTTACCCCAAAAGATAGTTGCAGCCATTGATAAGAATTGTAGAGACTTTCTTTGGGGAATGAATGGAAACAGGAGCAAACTCCACACCCCCTCCTGGGGAAAAGTTTGCCTTCCCAAACATTCTGGTGGTATTGGGTTCAGAGAAGGGAAATTGTGGAATGTGGCTTTGATAGCTAAGCATTTGTGGGCTCTATCCAACAAGCAAGACAACCTTTGGGTGAAATGGATCAACTCAATATACTTAAAGGGACAGGATGTTTGGTCTTATCTGGTGAAACCTGAC AGGTTCTATGATGAAATGTTAGGGGCTGCTAAGGTCCCCTATGCAACTAATGTTTGGCATAAACTCATTGTTCCTAAGCATAGGTTCATTTATTGGCAAGTTATAAATGAACATTTGCTCACTCGAGACATTCTTAGCAGGTTCCTTCCTATTGCTTCTGACTTATGTGTGGTTTGTGATATGGATCCTGAGTCCCATAATCACATATTCATTGACTGTATATTTGCTAAAAAGCTGATTAAGAGGGTTGAAGGTTGGTCTGGTGTGCTGAACTGGCCGAGTTGTTTAAGAGAGTTTCACCAAATCAAACCTGCAAAAACTGATCTTGCTGCAGCAGTTTTAAATGCTGTCATCGCTGCTGTGCTTTACATGTTGTGGAAGAACAGGAATGATTGCTTTTTAATGATGTTTGTAACAATGTTTCTTCCCTTAGTAAAGAAATTAAGTGTATTGTTAAGGCTAGAGTTGTTGGGGTTCATTGTAAAAGCCAAAAGAGGAAAGATCAGTATGTTATGA